In Candidatus Nitronauta litoralis, one DNA window encodes the following:
- the purL gene encoding phosphoribosylformylglycinamidine synthase subunit PurL, with protein sequence MDPTACPEITDALLDEHNLSREEYKRIVELIGREPNWVELGVFSAMWSEHCSYKSSKPHLKTLPTEGPRVIQGPGENAGVVDIGDGQAVVFKIESHNHPSFIEPYQGAATGVGGILRDIFTMGARPIALLNSLRFGEPSHPKTRYLLNGVVSGIAGYGNCIGVPTVGGEIYFDACYNGNILVNAFCLGLAQADRIFLGNASGVGNAVVYVGSKTGRDGIHGASMASAEFDDKTEEKRPTVQVGDPFTEKLLLEACLESMKEDWIIGVQDMGAAGLTSSAFEMADRAGLGLEMSIDDVPMREEGMNAYEVMLSESQERMLFVVKAGREDDALTTFRKWDLDAEVIGRVVEGDRMTISHHGKTVLDLPVKAVVEGGLAVNRPTKRPAGLDDLQELDITSIEIPETGAMLKRLLASPTIAHKGFVFQQYDHMVRLNTCVLPGSDAAVLRVPDTKKGLAISVDCNSRYGYLDAFTGGQIAAAEACRNVVCSGAEPIGVSNCLNFGNPENPEIMWQFEQAVRGLGDWCRFNDIPVVSGNVSLYNETKGEAIYPTPTIAVVGLIDNIDRHCTQGFKRAGDRIGLIGQSLEELGGSEYLKLVTSEVRGKPPQLDQAIEKSVQNLCLDWIRNGFLKSAHDCAEGGLAVALAESCMSANGSPVGADVEMESTLRPDALWFGETQSRIVVSFSPDEEGQLNKRASEAGVPFKVIGTVGGSQLKLQLNGAVVVDEAINELNRVWTSSLEEYANRVG encoded by the coding sequence CCTCGACGAGCACAACCTGAGTCGAGAAGAATACAAACGTATCGTCGAGCTTATCGGACGCGAACCGAACTGGGTGGAACTCGGGGTGTTCTCCGCCATGTGGAGCGAGCACTGCAGCTATAAAAGTTCCAAGCCACATCTCAAAACCCTGCCTACCGAGGGTCCGCGTGTCATTCAGGGTCCCGGTGAAAACGCAGGTGTTGTTGATATCGGGGATGGGCAGGCCGTTGTGTTCAAGATCGAAAGTCACAACCATCCTTCATTCATCGAGCCCTATCAGGGCGCGGCCACGGGAGTCGGTGGAATCCTGCGCGATATTTTTACGATGGGTGCACGGCCAATCGCCCTCCTCAATTCCCTGCGTTTTGGCGAACCTTCTCATCCGAAAACACGGTACCTGTTAAACGGAGTGGTCAGTGGTATTGCCGGCTACGGCAATTGCATCGGCGTTCCCACCGTCGGCGGTGAAATCTATTTCGATGCCTGTTACAACGGCAACATCCTGGTCAACGCCTTCTGCCTGGGCCTGGCGCAGGCCGACCGGATTTTCCTCGGCAACGCATCTGGTGTGGGCAACGCGGTGGTTTATGTCGGGTCAAAAACCGGACGCGACGGGATTCACGGCGCTTCCATGGCCTCCGCCGAGTTTGACGACAAGACCGAAGAAAAGCGACCGACCGTTCAGGTTGGCGATCCTTTCACTGAAAAGCTGCTGCTCGAGGCCTGCCTCGAAAGTATGAAAGAGGACTGGATCATTGGTGTGCAGGACATGGGTGCGGCGGGTCTCACTTCATCGGCCTTTGAAATGGCAGACCGCGCCGGTCTCGGGCTGGAGATGAGTATTGACGATGTGCCCATGCGCGAAGAAGGGATGAACGCTTACGAAGTGATGTTGTCGGAATCGCAGGAACGTATGCTGTTTGTGGTCAAGGCGGGGCGTGAAGATGACGCCCTCACCACCTTCCGCAAATGGGACCTGGATGCCGAAGTGATCGGTCGTGTTGTCGAAGGCGACCGCATGACCATCTCTCATCATGGAAAAACGGTGCTGGACCTCCCAGTCAAGGCGGTCGTGGAAGGTGGATTGGCAGTCAACCGCCCGACAAAACGACCAGCGGGTCTTGATGACCTTCAGGAGCTCGATATCACGTCTATCGAAATTCCAGAGACGGGAGCCATGCTGAAACGATTACTGGCTTCGCCGACCATCGCCCACAAGGGGTTTGTTTTTCAACAATACGACCATATGGTGCGCCTCAACACGTGCGTGTTGCCGGGATCGGATGCCGCCGTTCTGCGCGTTCCAGATACGAAAAAAGGGCTGGCCATCTCGGTCGATTGCAACAGCCGCTACGGGTATCTGGACGCTTTCACCGGTGGACAGATCGCTGCTGCGGAAGCCTGCCGAAACGTGGTGTGTTCCGGTGCAGAACCTATTGGTGTATCGAATTGCCTTAATTTTGGCAATCCTGAGAATCCTGAGATCATGTGGCAGTTCGAGCAGGCGGTGCGCGGGCTGGGCGATTGGTGCCGTTTCAACGACATTCCGGTAGTCAGCGGGAATGTCAGTCTCTATAATGAAACCAAGGGCGAAGCCATCTATCCGACCCCAACCATTGCAGTGGTGGGGCTGATCGATAACATCGACCGGCACTGTACACAGGGTTTTAAGCGAGCAGGTGACCGGATTGGCTTAATCGGGCAGAGTCTGGAAGAGCTGGGTGGCAGTGAATATCTGAAACTGGTCACTTCCGAAGTGAGAGGCAAACCGCCCCAACTGGATCAGGCTATCGAAAAAAGTGTTCAGAACCTGTGCCTGGACTGGATCAGAAACGGGTTCCTTAAATCAGCACACGATTGTGCTGAAGGCGGCCTGGCGGTAGCACTGGCGGAATCCTGTATGTCCGCTAACGGCAGTCCTGTTGGTGCTGATGTAGAAATGGAATCCACCTTGCGTCCGGATGCCTTGTGGTTTGGGGAAACGCAGTCTCGTATTGTGGTGTCGTTTTCCCCGGATGAGGAAGGCCAGTTGAATAAACGGGCAAGTGAAGCCGGAGTGCCCTTCAAAGTGATCGGAACGGTGGGCGGCTCCCAATTAAAGTTGCAACTGAATGGGGCTGTTGTGGTGGACGAGGCGATTAACGAATTGAACCGTGTGTGGACCTCATCTCTGGAGGAGTACGCGAACCGTGTTGGCTGA
- a CDS encoding amidophosphoribosyltransferase: MADSDKFHDECGVVGIYGNSEAANLAYLGLYSLQHRGQESAGIASVDKGNVNVEVGMGLVADVFTQQCLERLPGNMAIGHNRYSTAGESHVKNAQPCVIKYSHGSLALAHNGNLVNADGIREQLVEEGSIFQSTNDSEVVLHLIARSHAEDFVERVIEALSKVQGAYSLVLMSENEIVAARDPHGFRPLVLGEIDGAPVVSSESCVMDLIGAKYIREVEPGEMLLINDKGVTSYFPFPSVEPKKCIFEHIYFARPDSVLFGEYVYNVRKRMGKTLSEQAPVDADIVVPVPDSGNLSALGYAEASGIPFEMALIRNHYVGRTFIEPQSQIRHFGVRVKLNAVRELIAGKRVIIIDDSIVRGTTSRKIVKMMREAGATEVHVRISSPPSLFPCFYGIDTPTSEELIASSHNLEETRKFLTADTLEYLDLNRMLEVMEDDNDHFCTACFSGDYPVKSDQEPQTTQLPLFGGETVVPEEEVPKPVS; this comes from the coding sequence TTGGCTGATTCGGACAAATTTCACGACGAGTGCGGTGTGGTCGGTATCTACGGCAACTCCGAGGCGGCCAACCTGGCGTACCTTGGGCTTTATTCCTTACAGCACCGCGGACAGGAAAGTGCGGGTATTGCTTCTGTCGATAAGGGAAATGTCAATGTTGAAGTGGGGATGGGACTGGTCGCAGACGTTTTCACGCAACAATGTCTGGAACGGTTGCCGGGCAATATGGCGATCGGCCACAACCGTTACTCCACAGCCGGGGAGAGCCACGTAAAAAACGCACAGCCCTGCGTGATCAAATATTCGCACGGATCACTGGCCCTGGCCCACAACGGAAACCTGGTCAATGCCGACGGGATTCGCGAACAACTGGTGGAAGAGGGGTCTATTTTCCAGTCGACCAACGACAGTGAAGTAGTCCTCCATCTCATTGCCAGGTCTCACGCAGAAGATTTTGTTGAGCGCGTTATCGAAGCGCTCAGTAAGGTGCAGGGTGCGTATTCGCTGGTGCTGATGTCCGAGAATGAAATCGTTGCCGCGCGCGATCCGCACGGGTTTCGTCCGCTGGTACTGGGAGAAATTGACGGAGCTCCGGTGGTATCGTCAGAGTCCTGTGTCATGGATCTCATCGGTGCGAAATATATTCGTGAGGTGGAGCCCGGTGAAATGCTGCTGATTAATGATAAGGGGGTCACCTCCTACTTCCCCTTTCCAAGTGTGGAACCCAAAAAATGTATTTTTGAACATATCTATTTTGCACGACCGGACAGCGTCCTGTTTGGTGAGTACGTCTACAACGTGCGCAAGCGGATGGGCAAGACGCTCTCGGAACAGGCACCGGTAGACGCGGATATCGTGGTGCCGGTCCCAGACTCCGGCAACCTGTCGGCGCTCGGTTACGCCGAAGCTTCGGGCATACCGTTCGAGATGGCGTTGATCCGCAACCATTATGTGGGGCGCACGTTCATCGAACCGCAGTCGCAAATCCGCCATTTTGGAGTCCGGGTCAAACTGAATGCGGTGAGGGAATTGATCGCGGGCAAACGGGTGATCATCATCGATGATTCGATTGTGCGCGGCACCACCAGCCGCAAGATAGTGAAGATGATGCGGGAAGCCGGGGCGACCGAAGTGCATGTGCGCATCAGCTCACCGCCCAGCCTGTTCCCCTGTTTTTATGGTATCGACACCCCGACCAGCGAAGAGCTGATCGCGTCCAGCCACAACCTGGAAGAAACGCGAAAATTCCTCACGGCGGATACGCTGGAGTACCTCGACCTCAACCGTATGCTGGAGGTGATGGAAGATGACAACGATCATTTCTGCACTGCGTGTTTCAGCGGCGACTATCCGGTGAAATCGGATCAGGAACCGCAGACCACCCAGTTGCCCTTATTCGGCGGAGAGACCGTCGTGCCCGAAGAAGAAGTTCCAAAGCCGGTTTCTTGA
- a CDS encoding RHS repeat-associated core domain-containing protein, translating into MPGSGGTVAIYKTTEVIGNSTTPVGTFYLHRDHLGSVVVITDDAGVAVDELSYDAHGRRRNNTDWVDYGASVTSPATTQRGFTGHEHLDHVGLIHMNGRVQDPILGRFLSADPFVQFPENLQSFNRYTYINNNPLSFTDPSGFMLGTTILAINSQYTQGAAFGSLYDFLFGSDFSVGGIDFGGFGFEFNGLQGTNITTIQQAQFSTNGLFAVGSAQEVNGNSVFIPGGRFGSLRGGGIFATGRGIYNEQPLFDIYAEGGEAPNPFDDDFLGLKCKGCSTFDKIV; encoded by the coding sequence TTGCCGGGCAGTGGTGGCACCGTTGCCATTTACAAGACGACGGAGGTCATTGGCAATAGCACAACGCCAGTCGGCACGTTCTACCTGCACCGGGATCATCTGGGTTCTGTGGTGGTGATCACGGATGATGCGGGCGTCGCTGTGGATGAATTGTCTTACGACGCGCACGGCAGAAGGCGTAACAACACGGATTGGGTGGACTACGGTGCATCCGTTACATCCCCCGCGACCACACAGCGCGGTTTCACCGGCCACGAGCATCTCGATCATGTGGGATTGATTCACATGAATGGTCGCGTGCAGGATCCGATCCTCGGTCGCTTCCTCTCCGCCGATCCGTTCGTGCAGTTCCCTGAAAACCTGCAATCCTTCAACCGCTACACCTACATCAACAACAATCCCCTGTCCTTCACCGACCCGAGCGGGTTTATGTTGGGGACAACTATTTTAGCGATTAATTCCCAGTATACTCAGGGTGCGGCTTTTGGCTCCCTGTACGATTTTCTGTTTGGAAGTGACTTCTCAGTAGGTGGAATTGATTTTGGAGGATTTGGTTTCGAATTTAATGGTCTTCAAGGAACGAACATCACTACAATCCAGCAGGCGCAATTTTCTACAAATGGATTGTTTGCTGTTGGTTCTGCTCAGGAAGTAAATGGAAATAGTGTTTTCATTCCAGGCGGCCGATTCGGTTCTCTAAGAGGCGGAGGGATTTTTGCAACTGGAAGAGGTATCTATAACGAGCAACCGTTATTTGACATATATGCTGAAGGTGGGGAAGCACCAAATCCATTTGACGATGATTTCTTAGGTCTGAAATGTAAGGGTTGCTCAACTTTTGATAAAATAGTATGA
- a CDS encoding ParB N-terminal domain-containing protein codes for MHRTHALQGNKSSKDVNALAESMRKDGFVGEGIDVVEHNGQKFIIDGHHRAAAARRTGTGVKINVIDDIAGHNSSFNNIDDVLDSAKNVGFDRLRDRKGRLTR; via the coding sequence TTGCATCGGACTCATGCTCTTCAAGGGAATAAATCGTCAAAAGATGTAAATGCACTAGCTGAAAGTATGCGTAAAGATGGGTTTGTGGGTGAAGGTATTGATGTTGTAGAGCACAATGGCCAAAAATTTATTATTGATGGGCACCATCGAGCTGCTGCAGCGCGCAGGACCGGAACTGGTGTAAAAATAAATGTGATTGATGATATTGCAGGACACAATAGTAGTTTTAATAACATTGACGATGTCCTAGATTCAGCGAAAAACGTGGGCTTTGATAGATTGAGAGATAGGAAGGGGAGGCTTACAAGGTGA
- a CDS encoding IS481 family transposase, whose translation MTTRNKVARRKLSMLELAGELGNVSKACKIMGYSRTQFYEIRRNYQTYGADGLIDRLPGAKSPHPNRVSETVEQAVLDYSLKHPSHGCLRVAQDLVLTGINVSSGGVRGVWSRHNLLQKHQRFLRLEQSIKSKKIDLTEDQIRALERFSPEFRERHIETRHTGDLVAVDTFMVGTLKGVGRVYLQSVIDCYSRYAWGRLYTSKLPITAVQTLNNEVLPFFESHDARIATILSDNGREFCGRKDRHPYELFLQLEQIEHRTTKVRRPQSNGFVERLHRTLLDEHFRIMGRKKWYESVDEMQKDLDTYFIHYNTKRPHQGRNMNGRTPETVFKEGLPKPDKIQEQKQKKTAKIAA comes from the coding sequence ATGACCACCAGGAACAAGGTAGCACGAAGAAAACTGTCCATGCTAGAGCTGGCAGGTGAACTGGGTAACGTCAGCAAAGCCTGCAAGATTATGGGGTATTCCCGCACCCAGTTCTACGAGATTCGCAGGAACTACCAGACCTATGGAGCCGATGGGTTGATTGACCGTCTGCCCGGTGCCAAAAGTCCTCATCCCAACCGGGTTTCTGAAACAGTAGAACAGGCGGTTCTCGATTATTCCCTGAAACATCCTTCCCATGGATGTCTTAGAGTTGCCCAGGACCTGGTCCTTACAGGAATCAACGTTTCCTCGGGCGGCGTCCGGGGTGTGTGGAGCCGTCACAACCTCTTGCAGAAACATCAACGATTCCTGAGGCTGGAACAATCGATCAAGAGCAAGAAGATCGACCTGACCGAAGATCAGATACGCGCGTTAGAAAGGTTCAGTCCGGAGTTCCGTGAACGCCATATCGAAACCCGGCACACCGGTGACCTGGTGGCGGTGGACACCTTCATGGTCGGAACCTTGAAAGGCGTAGGCCGTGTGTACCTGCAAAGTGTCATCGATTGCTACAGCCGATACGCCTGGGGAAGGCTCTACACCAGCAAGTTGCCGATCACCGCAGTCCAGACGCTTAACAACGAGGTACTCCCGTTCTTTGAATCTCACGATGCCAGGATCGCGACCATCTTGAGTGACAACGGCAGAGAGTTTTGTGGACGAAAAGACCGCCACCCTTACGAACTGTTTTTGCAGTTAGAACAGATCGAACACCGCACCACAAAAGTCCGTCGCCCCCAAAGTAACGGCTTTGTCGAACGTCTCCATCGAACACTACTCGATGAACACTTCCGGATCATGGGTAGAAAGAAATGGTACGAGTCTGTCGACGAAATGCAGAAGGACCTCGACACCTACTTCATCCACTACAACACCAAGCGTCCTCATCAGGGCAGAAATATGAACGGCAGGACACCGGAAACAGTCTTCAAGGAAGGTCTTCCAAAACCAGATAAAATACAGGAGCAAAAACAAAAAAAGACAGCTAAAATAGCCGCATAA
- a CDS encoding helix-turn-helix domain-containing protein, with amino-acid sequence MTPEERDISRKLRVLAHARETKNVSKTCRYFGISRTTFYEWKRAYEERGEPGLINRSPGPSYGNAPHLYPDEVYEKILYLRKTYHMGPQRIVWYLERYHDIRISSGAARNTLLRHGLIKLPQNARKRSVVTKRYEKQVPGHHVQV; translated from the coding sequence ATGACACCTGAAGAACGAGATATTAGTCGAAAACTGAGAGTTTTAGCCCACGCCAGGGAAACTAAAAACGTTTCTAAAACCTGCCGCTATTTTGGGATTTCAAGGACCACTTTCTATGAGTGGAAACGAGCCTATGAAGAAAGGGGAGAGCCTGGCCTGATCAATCGAAGCCCAGGACCTTCCTATGGAAATGCGCCGCACCTATACCCGGATGAGGTTTATGAAAAAATCCTTTACCTTCGCAAGACCTATCACATGGGTCCGCAACGAATCGTCTGGTATCTGGAACGCTATCATGACATCCGGATTTCCTCAGGAGCCGCCCGTAACACCCTCCTGCGGCATGGTTTAATCAAACTACCCCAGAATGCCAGAAAGCGATCGGTTGTTACCAAGCGGTATGAGAAACAAGTCCCCGGCCATCATGTTCAGGTCTGA
- a CDS encoding UPF0182 family protein, with the protein MEIKPPPPPRVKGPGKIWFLLAAIIVIALISADQIIEFYFDLLWFEQYGFLSVIWTMLGAQTGLGLLAGSAFFIITYGTLKTTYKKSAHLPVVLSDRVRRDAPFLQLMADNLKPLVLFIPLVLAIMTGLIFAQQWDVVMKFLNQVPFGKSDPIFEKDYSFYLFTLPLWSMAKGLAWQAFVVIAIGMTLIHFFKQHITFTTNGIVTYPEGRRALSWLFFFGFLFFAMDVYMRRFGLVVDGRTSVVTGVSYANDYGRLPAMGLAIIMSLIGAVVSVLNRNSTSLRRPIYILIGTIVVLVGGNGYSNLLQKFVVDPNELIKETPYIEHSIAGTRIGYGLDQVEENVLTGSNSLSRESIERNDVTIENIRLWDQEPLLDTLGQIQEIRTYYQFQSVDNDRYTINGRYQQTLLSPRELLSTNLPNRTWINEHLTFTHGYGVSLSPVNLMSPQGLPVLHIKDIPPRSSVDLQVTRPEIYYGELSNDHVFVNTGTKEFDYPEGEKNVYKNYEGSGGVEIGSWFRKLLLAARFKTMKILFSEDIKNDSRLLFYRNIKERVSKIAPFLKYDGDPYMVITDAGRLVWMVDAYTVSDRLPYSVRVRDTDMLGGTANYIRNSVKVTVDAYEGTITYYVADEKDPIIQTYRQVFPKMFRELKDMPADLRSHIRYPSDLFSLQTLVYTQYHMKTPQVFYNKEDEWDIPEIDAKKMQPYYTIMKLPGKEKEEYILMLPFTPKGKQNMAAWMVARSDGADYGKLVLYTFPKQKLIYGPSQIVARINQEAEISRQISMWDQRGSQVIQGNLLVIPIEESLIFVRPLYLKADTGKIPELKRVIVGYENKIAMEQTLEKALAKIFEGIQLKSPTIAPDSGTSSMPSDVGVDGVVLSQADYEKIKTFFDRAVSSQKKIDAAVSGYQQDLDALGQALSAAKPVKPTPPAPATEPIATESSPAKVQ; encoded by the coding sequence ATGGAAATAAAACCACCACCGCCACCACGCGTCAAAGGTCCTGGGAAAATATGGTTCCTGCTGGCCGCGATCATTGTCATCGCGCTGATCTCTGCCGACCAGATCATCGAATTCTATTTCGACCTGCTCTGGTTCGAACAATACGGGTTTCTCTCCGTCATATGGACCATGCTGGGGGCGCAAACAGGACTTGGCCTCCTCGCCGGAAGCGCTTTTTTCATCATCACCTATGGAACGCTGAAAACCACCTATAAAAAATCGGCGCACCTTCCAGTCGTGTTATCGGACCGTGTGCGCCGCGATGCACCGTTTTTACAGCTCATGGCAGACAATCTGAAACCGCTGGTGCTGTTTATTCCCCTGGTACTCGCCATCATGACGGGACTGATTTTTGCGCAGCAATGGGATGTGGTCATGAAGTTTCTGAACCAGGTCCCGTTCGGCAAAAGCGATCCCATCTTTGAAAAGGATTATTCCTTTTACCTGTTCACACTACCACTCTGGTCGATGGCAAAAGGACTGGCCTGGCAGGCATTTGTTGTGATCGCCATTGGTATGACCCTGATACATTTCTTCAAGCAACACATCACGTTCACCACGAACGGAATCGTCACCTACCCTGAAGGCCGCCGTGCCTTGTCCTGGCTGTTTTTCTTCGGCTTTCTGTTTTTTGCGATGGACGTGTACATGAGACGGTTTGGACTGGTAGTCGATGGACGTACCAGTGTCGTAACCGGAGTCAGTTATGCCAATGATTATGGTCGACTGCCCGCGATGGGCCTCGCCATCATCATGAGCCTGATCGGGGCCGTGGTCAGTGTTCTAAATCGAAACAGTACCAGCCTGCGTCGCCCTATATACATCCTGATCGGTACCATCGTGGTTTTGGTTGGCGGAAACGGTTATTCCAACTTGTTACAAAAGTTCGTTGTCGATCCAAACGAACTCATCAAGGAAACTCCCTACATCGAACATTCCATCGCCGGAACACGCATCGGGTATGGGCTGGATCAGGTAGAAGAAAATGTGCTCACCGGTTCAAACAGCCTCAGCCGGGAAAGCATCGAACGCAACGATGTCACCATAGAAAATATCCGCCTTTGGGATCAGGAACCCCTGCTCGACACGCTCGGACAGATCCAGGAAATCCGCACCTATTACCAGTTCCAGTCAGTGGACAACGACCGCTACACTATTAACGGACGTTACCAGCAGACTCTTTTGTCACCGCGTGAACTGCTTTCGACCAATCTACCCAACCGGACCTGGATCAACGAGCACCTCACCTTCACCCACGGTTACGGTGTCTCCCTCAGCCCGGTGAATCTGATGAGCCCACAGGGCCTTCCTGTGCTGCACATCAAGGACATTCCGCCGAGATCGAGCGTTGACCTGCAGGTGACTCGTCCGGAAATTTATTATGGCGAACTGTCCAACGACCACGTGTTCGTCAATACGGGCACCAAGGAATTTGATTACCCGGAAGGGGAGAAAAACGTTTACAAAAATTACGAAGGGTCGGGAGGCGTTGAAATCGGCTCCTGGTTCCGCAAGTTGCTGTTGGCGGCGCGTTTCAAAACAATGAAAATACTGTTCTCTGAGGACATCAAAAATGACAGTCGACTCCTGTTCTACCGAAACATCAAGGAACGTGTCAGCAAAATAGCGCCCTTCCTCAAATACGACGGCGACCCCTATATGGTGATCACCGATGCGGGACGGCTGGTGTGGATGGTCGATGCCTATACGGTGAGTGACCGGTTACCCTACTCCGTCCGCGTGCGAGACACAGACATGCTCGGCGGCACCGCCAATTACATTCGAAACTCCGTCAAGGTCACCGTCGATGCCTATGAAGGCACCATCACGTATTACGTAGCCGACGAAAAAGACCCGATCATCCAGACCTACCGGCAGGTATTTCCGAAAATGTTTCGCGAACTGAAAGACATGCCGGCAGATTTACGAAGTCACATCCGTTATCCATCGGACCTGTTCTCCCTGCAAACGCTTGTTTACACGCAGTACCACATGAAAACCCCGCAGGTGTTTTACAACAAGGAAGATGAATGGGATATCCCGGAAATCGACGCCAAGAAAATGCAGCCGTATTACACCATCATGAAACTGCCGGGGAAAGAGAAAGAAGAGTACATCCTGATGCTGCCCTTCACGCCCAAGGGCAAGCAGAACATGGCGGCCTGGATGGTGGCCCGAAGCGACGGCGCGGATTACGGCAAACTCGTGCTCTACACATTCCCCAAACAGAAACTGATTTACGGTCCCAGCCAGATTGTGGCGCGTATCAACCAGGAAGCCGAAATCTCACGCCAGATCAGCATGTGGGACCAGCGTGGATCGCAGGTAATCCAGGGCAACCTGCTGGTGATCCCGATTGAAGAATCACTGATCTTTGTGAGACCGCTTTACCTGAAAGCAGACACCGGCAAGATTCCCGAACTCAAACGGGTCATTGTCGGGTATGAAAACAAGATCGCTATGGAACAGACGCTGGAAAAAGCCCTGGCCAAAATATTTGAAGGGATACAATTAAAATCGCCGACCATCGCACCCGATTCTGGAACCTCTTCCATGCCTTCTGATGTGGGAGTTGACGGTGTAGTGCTGAGTCAGGCCGATTACGAAAAGATCAAAACGTTCTTTGACCGCGCCGTGTCATCACAGAAAAAAATCGATGCAGCGGTGAGCGGTTACCAGCAAGACCTCGACGCGTTAGGCCAGGCGTTGAGTGCCGCCAAACCCGTTAAACCCACTCCCCCTGCTCCAGCGACAGAACCAATCGCTACAGAGTCTTCCCCCGCCAAAGTTCAGTAA
- a CDS encoding thioredoxin family protein: MALMHSNMAPLGTTAHDFNLPDPDGKRYTLEDFKDAKILVVIFMCNHCPYVKAILDRLVSLARHFENSGVQFVGINPNDAEKYPDDSPECMKQLAEEKGMTFPYLIDDSQEVARQYDAVCTPDFFVYDQDRKLAYRGRLDDNWQEPEKVTSEELKAALKELVAGRPAPEKQTPSMGCSIKWK; this comes from the coding sequence ATGGCATTGATGCATTCCAATATGGCTCCTCTTGGAACCACAGCACACGATTTCAATCTTCCCGACCCGGATGGCAAACGTTACACTCTTGAAGATTTCAAGGACGCGAAAATCCTTGTTGTGATATTCATGTGCAATCATTGTCCATACGTCAAAGCAATACTGGACCGCCTGGTCTCTTTAGCGCGTCATTTTGAAAATTCCGGAGTTCAGTTTGTCGGGATCAATCCCAACGATGCCGAAAAATATCCAGACGATTCGCCCGAGTGCATGAAGCAACTCGCCGAAGAAAAAGGAATGACCTTCCCCTACCTGATCGATGACTCACAGGAAGTGGCGCGGCAATACGATGCAGTTTGCACACCTGATTTTTTTGTCTATGATCAGGATCGCAAGCTGGCCTACCGTGGGCGACTGGATGACAACTGGCAGGAACCTGAAAAAGTTACTAGTGAAGAACTGAAAGCTGCATTGAAAGAGCTGGTCGCGGGCCGTCCCGCTCCGGAAAAACAAACACCATCCATGGGCTGTTCAATCAAATGGAAATAA
- a CDS encoding radical SAM protein, giving the protein MDFVPRQPIPETAPVVERIPEVPFTGLQTLWLQVGGTLCNLSCNHCFISCHPENHNIPMMTLGKVRAHLEEAKAQGVQDIYITGGEVFLNPQIMEILEAILEYGPCHALTNGTTLNKKRVEQLKEIQARSRHPLHFRVSLDSLDEKENDSVRGENSFRQATEGIRNLSAAGFPTHLTLVRSWDEDDDPIMEKKTLQFLSDLGAPNGQAKFLPGFLMGELEKTAREYHAHERVTEACFENWPITNLQCSSSRMATEDGVYVCPILVEEPSARMGANISDTLRPYPLSHSACYTCRISGMSCKS; this is encoded by the coding sequence ATGGATTTTGTACCAAGACAACCCATTCCAGAAACCGCTCCCGTGGTGGAACGCATTCCCGAGGTTCCTTTCACAGGACTCCAGACCCTGTGGCTGCAGGTCGGAGGCACGCTCTGCAACCTGTCGTGCAACCATTGTTTCATCAGCTGCCATCCTGAAAACCACAACATTCCCATGATGACTCTCGGCAAGGTTCGGGCTCATCTGGAAGAAGCAAAGGCTCAAGGTGTGCAGGACATTTACATCACTGGCGGAGAAGTGTTCCTGAATCCCCAGATCATGGAAATCCTGGAAGCCATTCTGGAATACGGACCCTGCCACGCACTCACCAACGGCACCACCCTGAACAAAAAACGGGTAGAACAACTTAAAGAGATTCAAGCCCGCAGCCGCCATCCGCTCCACTTCAGAGTCAGCCTGGACAGTCTGGACGAAAAAGAAAACGATTCCGTGCGTGGTGAAAACTCATTTCGACAGGCCACCGAAGGTATCCGCAATTTGTCGGCGGCCGGATTTCCCACTCATTTGACACTGGTGAGGAGCTGGGATGAAGACGATGACCCGATCATGGAAAAGAAAACGCTGCAGTTTTTGAGCGATCTGGGTGCCCCCAACGGCCAGGCAAAATTCCTGCCAGGGTTCCTGATGGGTGAGCTGGAAAAAACAGCACGTGAATACCATGCGCATGAACGGGTAACCGAAGCCTGTTTCGAAAACTGGCCGATTACCAACCTCCAATGTTCGTCTTCCCGCATGGCAACTGAAGATGGCGTGTATGTATGTCCGATTCTGGTGGAAGAACCTTCCGCACGAATGGGAGCCAATATCAGCGACACTTTACGACCCTATCCCCTGAGCCATTCCGCGTGTTACACCTGCCGGATTTCCGGCATGTCCTGTAAAAGTTAA